From Channa argus isolate prfri chromosome 21, Channa argus male v1.0, whole genome shotgun sequence, one genomic window encodes:
- the mcat gene encoding malonyl-CoA-acyl carrier protein transacylase, mitochondrial: MLASVAVSMSVACRGKVRSVVSLSRRLSTNQPGSPERTNHAPPESRFTLPDMEPAAVEDRSRRRWKDPSGCSVFLFPGQGSQFVGMGRGLLKYPNVKEMFEVAQKILGYDLLSLCLEGPEEELMKTVHCQPAVFVTSLAAVERLNKENPKAIETCVAAAGFSVGEFAALVFSGSMNFAEALYAVKVRAEAMQKASDLVPSGMLSVIGRPQAQYKYACLQAKEHCKSLGIEEPVCSVANYLFPDGRVIAGHQQALDFLQQNSRRLQFTRTKLLPVSGAFHTELMAAATEPLRDVLRQVEVRRPEINVYSNVDGKRYMNESHVCRQLVKQVVSPVKWEQTLHEIYERTQGESFPHTYEVGPGKQLGATLLKCNRKAFMTYAHVKVTTYEEE, encoded by the exons ATGTTGGCATCGGTGGCTGTCAGCATGTCAGTAGCCTGCAGAGGGAAGGTCAGGTCCGTGGTGTCTCTGAGCAGAAGACTGTCCACCAACCAGCCCGGATCCCCGGAGAGAACGAACCATGCTCCCCCGGAGAGCCGCTTTACTCTGCCGGACATGGAGCCGGCCGCGGTGGAGGACCGCAGCCGGAGACGCTGGAAAGACCCGAGCGGGTGCTCCGTGTTTCTCTTCCCGGGCCAGGGCAGCCAGTTTGTGGGAATGGGTAGAGGACTTTTAAAATACCCCAACGTTAAGGAAATGTTCGAAGTGGCCCAGAAGATCCTCGGGTACGACCTGCTGTCTCTGTGCCTGGAGGGACCTGAGGAGGAGCTGATGAAGACGGTTCACTGTCAGCCGGCGGTGTTTGTCACCTCCCTGGCCGCGGTGGAGAGGCTTAACAAGGAAAACCCCAAG GCCATTGAGACGTGTGTTGCCGCTGCAGGTTTCAGCGTTGGAGAATTCGCTGCTCTTGTCTTTTCAGGTTCCATGAACTTTGCAGAAG CTCTGTACGCGGTGAAGGTGCGGGCAGAGGCCATGCAGAAAGCTTCAGACCTGGTTCCCAGTGGGATGCTGTCGGTCATCGGTCGGCCTCAGGCTCAGTATAAATACGCCTGTCTGCAGGCTAAAGAGCACTGCAAGAGTCTGGGGATTGAGGAGCCGGTGTGCTCTGTGGCTAATTATCTGTTCCCTGATGGGAGGGTCATCGCAGGGCACCAACAG GCTTTAGATTTTCTCCAGCAGAACTCAAGACGTCTCCAATTCACGAGGACCAAACTTCTCCCAGTCAGCGGAGCGTTTCACACTGAACTGATGGCAGCGGCTACCGAACCCCTCAGGGATGTCCTCAGACAGGTGGAG GTGCGCCGTCCAGAGATCAACGTGTACTCTAACGTGGACGGCAAACGCTACATGAATGAGAGCCACGTGTGCAGACAGCTGGTGAAGCAGGTAGTGTCGCCCGTGAAGTGGGAGCAAACTCTGCATGAGATCTATGAGAGAACACAGGGGGAGAGTTTTCCTCACACCTATGAGGTCGGACCTGGAAAACAGCTTGGCGCCACACTTCTAAAGTGCAACAGGAAGGCCTTCATGACATACGCACACGTAAAAGTCACCACTTATGAAGAAGAATAA
- the bik gene encoding bcl-2-interacting killer isoform X2, translating into MFYVQRRVFPHGNTAWRAPSAAAGKGVVSRICGSYLQTTRLKDAAGGVRFNLHKRKKRMVEQTRAQSPVVSLQAGPGEVDTGPLLDVNLRISNRAARAVGRQLAVIGDQLDQEWPSRQPHWLATPLHMLRPAQALTRTIYRDIHSQVWGFQSLSAAVKAWTVSTAPAKGNLRAEAWAAWVSKLKAVTCTGWTRGALVTVALVAAVTILSALWMEWKA; encoded by the exons ATGTTTTATGTTCAAAGGCGTGTGTTTCCACACGGTAACACCGCCTGGCGGGCGCCGTCGGCAGCAGCAGGTAAAGGCGTGGTCAGTCGCATTTGTGGCAGTTACCTGCAAACGACGAGATTAAAGGACGCTGCT GGCGGCGTCCGCTTTAATCTACACAAACG aaagaaaagaatggtGGAACAAACAAGAGCGCAGAGTCCTGTTGTATCCCTCCAGGCTGGACCTGGTGAGGTGGACACTGGCCCCCTGTTAGACGTTAATCTCAG GATCAGTAACAGGGCTGCACGAGCTGTTGGGCGCCAGTTGGCTGTAATTGGAGACCAGCTGGACCAGGAGTGGCCCAGCAGACAGCCTCACTGGTTGGCAACTCCTCTACACATGCTGAGGCCGGCTCAGGCACTGACAAGGACCATCTATCG GGATATCCACAGTCAGGTATGGGGCTTTCAGAGCCTGTCTGCTGCAGTTAAGGCCTGGACAGTGAGCACTGCCCCTGCGAAGGGAAACCTCAGAGCTGAGGCTTGGGCAGCCTGG GTGTCAAAACTTAAAGCAGTAACCTGCACTGGCTGGACCAGAGGAGCACTCGTGACTGTGGCACTGGTGGCTGCAGTGACCATTCTCAGTGCACTATGGATGGAATGGAAGGCCTAA
- the bik gene encoding bcl-2-interacting killer isoform X1, translating into MFYVQRRVFPHGNTAWRAPSAAAGKGVVSRICGSYLQTTRLKDAAGGVRFNLHKRKKRMVEQTRAQSPVVSLQAGPGEVDTGPLLDVNLRISNRAARAVGRQLAVIGDQLDQEWPSRQPHWLATPLHMLRPAQALTRTIYRDIHSQVWGFQSLSAAVKAWTVSTAPAKGNLRAEAWAAWVTLIILCGTIEQFKVSKLKAVTCTGWTRGALVTVALVAAVTILSALWMEWKA; encoded by the exons ATGTTTTATGTTCAAAGGCGTGTGTTTCCACACGGTAACACCGCCTGGCGGGCGCCGTCGGCAGCAGCAGGTAAAGGCGTGGTCAGTCGCATTTGTGGCAGTTACCTGCAAACGACGAGATTAAAGGACGCTGCT GGCGGCGTCCGCTTTAATCTACACAAACG aaagaaaagaatggtGGAACAAACAAGAGCGCAGAGTCCTGTTGTATCCCTCCAGGCTGGACCTGGTGAGGTGGACACTGGCCCCCTGTTAGACGTTAATCTCAG GATCAGTAACAGGGCTGCACGAGCTGTTGGGCGCCAGTTGGCTGTAATTGGAGACCAGCTGGACCAGGAGTGGCCCAGCAGACAGCCTCACTGGTTGGCAACTCCTCTACACATGCTGAGGCCGGCTCAGGCACTGACAAGGACCATCTATCG GGATATCCACAGTCAGGTATGGGGCTTTCAGAGCCTGTCTGCTGCAGTTAAGGCCTGGACAGTGAGCACTGCCCCTGCGAAGGGAAACCTCAGAGCTGAGGCTTGGGCAGCCTGGGTAACACTTATTATTCTCTGTGGCACTATAGAGCAGTTTAAA GTGTCAAAACTTAAAGCAGTAACCTGCACTGGCTGGACCAGAGGAGCACTCGTGACTGTGGCACTGGTGGCTGCAGTGACCATTCTCAGTGCACTATGGATGGAATGGAAGGCCTAA
- the ttll1 gene encoding probable tubulin polyglutamylase TTLL1 isoform X2 — MAGRVKWVTDIEKSVLINNFEKREWIPVTENEDWNFYWMSIQTIRNVFSVDTGYRLSDDQMVNHFPNHYELTRKDLMIKNIKRYRKELEKEGSPLAEKDENGKYIYLDFVPVTFMLPADYNLFVEEFRKNPSSTWIMKPCGKAQGKGIFLINKLSQIKKWSRDSRTSSFVAASSGKEAYVISLYIDNPLLIGGKKFDLRLYVLVTTYRPLKCYMYKLGFCRFCTVKYTPSTSELDNMFVHLTNVAIQKHGDDYNHVHGGKWTVSNLRLYLESTRGKEVTNRLFDQIHWIVVQSLKAVAPVMNNDKHCFECYGYDIIIDDKLKPWLIEVNASPSLTSSTANDRILKYNLINDTLNIVTPNGDIPDCRWNRSPPREALGNYQVLIVFSLTK, encoded by the exons ATGGCCGGCAGGGTGAAGTGGGTGACAGATATTGAAAAATCAGTGCTCATCAACAACTTTGAGAAAAGAGAATGGATTCCAGTCACCGAAAACGAAGACTGGAATTTCTACTG GATGAGTATCCAGACCATCAGAAATGTGTTCAGTGTGGACACAGGCTACCGCCTGTCAGATGACCAGATGGTGAACCACTTTCCCAACCACTACGAGCTGACAAGGAAAGACCTGATGATCAAGAACATTAAACGTTACCGGAAAGAGCTGGAGAAGGAAGGAAGCCCACTGGCAGAGAAAGATGAGaatggaaaatacatttatctaG ATTTTGTCCCTGTGACGTTCATGCTCCCAGCTGATTACAATCTGTTTGTGGAGGAGTTTCGCAAGAATCCATCCAGCACCTGGATCATGAAGCCCTGTGGGAAGGCCCAAGGCAAAGGCATCTTCCTCATCAACAAACTGTCCCAGATCAAAAAGTGGTCAAGAGATAGCCGCACCTCCTC GTTTGTAGCAGCATCTAGTGGTAAGGAAGCATATGTCATCTCTCTATATATTGACAATCCTCTGCTGATAGGAGGGAAGAAGTTTGACCTGCGTCTTTACGTCTTGGTGACCACCTATCGGCCTCTGAAATGCTACAT GTACAAGCTGGGCTTCTGTAGGTTCTGCACAGTCAAGTACACACCTAGTACAAGTGAACTGGACAACATGTTTGTTCACCTCACTAATGTGGCTATTCAGAAACACGGG GATGACTACAACCACGTCCATGGAGGCAAGTGGACGGTCAGTAATCTTCGCTTGTACTTAGAGAGCACCCGAGGAAAGGAGGTGACAAATCGATTGTTTGACCAGATCCACTGGATTGTGGTGCAGTCTCTCAAAGCTGTGGCT CCTGTGATGAACAACGACAAGCACTGTTTTGAATGTTATGGATATGACATCATTATTGATGACAAGCTCAAACCCTGGCTCATCGAG GTCAATGCCTCTCCCTCGTTGACCTCCAGTACAGCTAATGATCGTATTCTGAAGTACAACCTCATCAATGATACCCTTAATATTGTCACACCCAACGGGGACATCCCAGACTGCCGCTGGAATCGGAGCCCACCCCGAGAGGCCCTGGGCAACTATCAAGTCCT AATCGTTTTTTCTCTGACCAAGTAA
- the ttll1 gene encoding probable tubulin polyglutamylase TTLL1 isoform X1, with product MAGRVKWVTDIEKSVLINNFEKREWIPVTENEDWNFYWMSIQTIRNVFSVDTGYRLSDDQMVNHFPNHYELTRKDLMIKNIKRYRKELEKEGSPLAEKDENGKYIYLDFVPVTFMLPADYNLFVEEFRKNPSSTWIMKPCGKAQGKGIFLINKLSQIKKWSRDSRTSSFVAASSGKEAYVISLYIDNPLLIGGKKFDLRLYVLVTTYRPLKCYMYKLGFCRFCTVKYTPSTSELDNMFVHLTNVAIQKHGDDYNHVHGGKWTVSNLRLYLESTRGKEVTNRLFDQIHWIVVQSLKAVAPVMNNDKHCFECYGYDIIIDDKLKPWLIEVNASPSLTSSTANDRILKYNLINDTLNIVTPNGDIPDCRWNRSPPREALGNYQVLYDEEQAQSENAERDLRSRSGQSLGSKGTKGSASVRPTAATWK from the exons ATGGCCGGCAGGGTGAAGTGGGTGACAGATATTGAAAAATCAGTGCTCATCAACAACTTTGAGAAAAGAGAATGGATTCCAGTCACCGAAAACGAAGACTGGAATTTCTACTG GATGAGTATCCAGACCATCAGAAATGTGTTCAGTGTGGACACAGGCTACCGCCTGTCAGATGACCAGATGGTGAACCACTTTCCCAACCACTACGAGCTGACAAGGAAAGACCTGATGATCAAGAACATTAAACGTTACCGGAAAGAGCTGGAGAAGGAAGGAAGCCCACTGGCAGAGAAAGATGAGaatggaaaatacatttatctaG ATTTTGTCCCTGTGACGTTCATGCTCCCAGCTGATTACAATCTGTTTGTGGAGGAGTTTCGCAAGAATCCATCCAGCACCTGGATCATGAAGCCCTGTGGGAAGGCCCAAGGCAAAGGCATCTTCCTCATCAACAAACTGTCCCAGATCAAAAAGTGGTCAAGAGATAGCCGCACCTCCTC GTTTGTAGCAGCATCTAGTGGTAAGGAAGCATATGTCATCTCTCTATATATTGACAATCCTCTGCTGATAGGAGGGAAGAAGTTTGACCTGCGTCTTTACGTCTTGGTGACCACCTATCGGCCTCTGAAATGCTACAT GTACAAGCTGGGCTTCTGTAGGTTCTGCACAGTCAAGTACACACCTAGTACAAGTGAACTGGACAACATGTTTGTTCACCTCACTAATGTGGCTATTCAGAAACACGGG GATGACTACAACCACGTCCATGGAGGCAAGTGGACGGTCAGTAATCTTCGCTTGTACTTAGAGAGCACCCGAGGAAAGGAGGTGACAAATCGATTGTTTGACCAGATCCACTGGATTGTGGTGCAGTCTCTCAAAGCTGTGGCT CCTGTGATGAACAACGACAAGCACTGTTTTGAATGTTATGGATATGACATCATTATTGATGACAAGCTCAAACCCTGGCTCATCGAG GTCAATGCCTCTCCCTCGTTGACCTCCAGTACAGCTAATGATCGTATTCTGAAGTACAACCTCATCAATGATACCCTTAATATTGTCACACCCAACGGGGACATCCCAGACTGCCGCTGGAATCGGAGCCCACCCCGAGAGGCCCTGGGCAACTATCAAGTCCT ATATGACGAGGAGCAGGCGCAGAGCGAGAATGCTGAGCGTGATCTGCGGAGCCGCTCAGGTCAGTCTCTGGGGTCAAAGGGCACCAAGGGGAGTGCAAGTGTTCGTCCCACTGCTGCCACCTGGAAGTGA